The following coding sequences lie in one Candidatus Neomarinimicrobiota bacterium genomic window:
- a CDS encoding glycosyltransferase, protein MSRFPAEDLILFVEPIGKGLPNRFTFIHEPPVRVITVPHIRAVASPLLNKLLDSKFVRWGLEKIAGLWLEIILRSVSEKPDIIVISNVFWSGNVAALRKRWPELPVVYECNDNPLGFPRTPAYKRHYVLQTIEIADLITTPHLACIPIDPAPYLEKIAIVTNGVDFNQFKEAPPRLPLASLPRPIIMYTGALSEWFDFNLVKRAADVYSAASIVLIGPIASTVQAQAQSLLVMPNVNYIPPVAYGSVKDYLHAADVCIIPFVANELTRPVVPNKFFEYAAAGKTTVVGHFNPDLKEFARWAYIAESEDDFIDKLAKALDSPLPAREVQQMASKYDWNAISRTFREHLMTLIAGPSPGSSSQ, encoded by the coding sequence TTGAGTCGTTTTCCGGCTGAGGACCTGATCCTGTTTGTCGAACCGATCGGAAAAGGATTGCCAAATCGATTCACCTTTATACATGAGCCTCCGGTACGTGTAATTACCGTTCCGCATATCCGAGCAGTGGCGAGTCCCTTGCTCAACAAGTTACTCGACAGCAAGTTTGTACGTTGGGGCCTTGAAAAGATCGCTGGTCTCTGGCTGGAAATAATCCTGCGGTCAGTTTCGGAAAAACCGGATATTATAGTCATATCCAATGTCTTCTGGTCGGGCAACGTAGCGGCCCTGAGAAAGCGCTGGCCGGAGCTGCCGGTGGTGTATGAGTGTAATGACAATCCCCTCGGCTTCCCCCGGACGCCAGCCTACAAAAGACACTATGTCCTTCAGACCATCGAAATAGCGGATCTGATCACTACACCCCACCTCGCCTGCATCCCGATTGATCCCGCTCCTTATCTTGAGAAAATAGCTATTGTCACCAATGGCGTTGATTTTAATCAGTTCAAGGAAGCACCGCCCAGGCTGCCCCTCGCTTCCCTTCCTCGTCCGATAATCATGTATACCGGGGCCCTTTCAGAATGGTTCGATTTTAACCTTGTTAAGCGGGCTGCCGACGTCTATTCGGCTGCCTCTATTGTGCTTATCGGGCCTATTGCCAGCACCGTGCAAGCGCAGGCGCAATCTCTGCTGGTAATGCCAAACGTCAACTACATTCCACCCGTAGCTTACGGCAGCGTAAAAGACTATCTCCACGCGGCGGATGTTTGTATAATACCCTTTGTAGCCAATGAATTGACCCGACCGGTCGTACCCAACAAGTTTTTTGAGTATGCTGCCGCTGGGAAAACCACGGTAGTCGGGCATTTCAATCCCGATCTTAAGGAGTTTGCGCGCTGGGCTTACATCGCCGAATCGGAAGATGATTTCATCGATAAATTAGCTAAAGCGTTGGACTCTCCGCTGCCAGCGCGAGAAGTTCAGCAAATGGCATCAAAATACGATTGGAATGCTATCAGCAGAACATTTCGGGAGCATTTGATGACATTGATCGCAGGCCCTTCACCAGGCAGTTCCAGCCAGTGA